One genomic segment of Lysobacter sp. 5GHs7-4 includes these proteins:
- a CDS encoding lipocalin family protein — translation MAAHRIALILASLIAGCSGNVRPIAPVAEVDLDRFMGDWYVIAHIPSRPEREAYNAIENYRRADDGRILTRFRYRDGGFDRPVETMHPVGTVKAGTGNAVWGMQFVWPIQAEYVVVYLSPDYSQTIIGRSKRDYAWIMARGPTLSEADYQAHLARLRELGYSLDGLRKVPQVWPEPAAP, via the coding sequence ATGGCCGCACACCGAATTGCGCTGATCCTCGCCAGTCTGATCGCCGGCTGCTCGGGCAACGTGCGCCCGATCGCACCGGTGGCGGAGGTCGATCTGGATCGCTTCATGGGCGACTGGTACGTGATCGCCCATATCCCCTCGCGCCCTGAGCGCGAGGCTTACAACGCGATCGAGAACTACCGGCGCGCGGACGACGGCAGGATCCTGACCCGCTTCCGCTATCGCGACGGCGGATTCGATCGTCCCGTCGAGACCATGCACCCGGTCGGCACGGTCAAGGCCGGCACCGGCAACGCGGTCTGGGGCATGCAGTTCGTGTGGCCGATCCAGGCCGAATACGTGGTCGTCTATCTGAGCCCTGACTACTCCCAGACCATCATCGGGCGCAGCAAGCGCGACTACGCCTGGATCATGGCGCGCGGCCCGACCCTGTCCGAGGCGGATTACCAGGCCCATCTGGCGCGCCTGCGCGAGCTGGGCTACTCCCTGGACGGCCTGCGCAAGGTGCCGCAGGTCTGGCCGGAGCCCGCCGCGCCCTGA
- a CDS encoding cyclopropane-fatty-acyl-phospholipid synthase family protein, which produces MNRSAVADELEHDLPAPGVLGWAERGKVPDALLRAGIRRLCAQRLSEERRGGLEQRAHRYQQRIEQLRRSPVAIHTDAANAQHYELPPAFFKLCLGRRLKYSGCYYARGDESLDQAEDAMLALYGERAELRDGQRILELGCGWGSLTLWMAERYPHARITAVSNSQAQRAHIEAQCRQRGLFNVEVLTQDVNRLELPEQRYDRCVSVEMFEHMRNYELLMRRISRWLAPGGKLFVHIFAHRELLYPFETQGEDNWMGRHFFTGGLMPAADTLLWFQDELRIEQRWQVDGRHYQRTADHWLRNQDQRREEVMTVLREAYGAQAGLWFQRWRMFWMACAEMFGYADGQEWLVAHYRFVRDPSA; this is translated from the coding sequence ATGAACCGCAGCGCCGTCGCCGACGAACTCGAACACGACCTGCCCGCCCCGGGCGTGCTGGGCTGGGCCGAACGCGGCAAAGTGCCCGACGCATTGCTGCGCGCCGGCATCCGCCGCTTGTGCGCGCAGCGCCTTAGCGAGGAACGGCGCGGCGGCCTTGAGCAACGCGCGCATCGCTACCAGCAGCGCATCGAACAACTGCGACGCAGTCCGGTGGCCATCCACACCGATGCCGCCAATGCTCAGCACTACGAACTGCCGCCGGCGTTCTTCAAGCTGTGCCTGGGACGCCGGCTCAAGTACTCGGGCTGCTACTACGCGCGCGGCGACGAGAGCCTGGACCAGGCCGAGGACGCCATGCTGGCGCTGTACGGCGAACGCGCCGAGTTGCGCGACGGCCAGCGCATCCTCGAACTCGGCTGCGGCTGGGGGTCGCTGACGCTGTGGATGGCCGAGCGCTATCCGCACGCGCGCATCACCGCGGTGTCGAACTCGCAGGCGCAGCGCGCGCATATCGAGGCGCAGTGCCGTCAACGCGGGCTGTTCAACGTCGAAGTGCTGACCCAGGACGTCAACCGGCTGGAGCTGCCCGAGCAGCGCTACGACCGCTGCGTGTCGGTGGAGATGTTCGAGCACATGCGCAACTACGAGCTGCTGATGCGGCGCATCTCGCGCTGGCTGGCGCCGGGCGGCAAGTTGTTCGTGCATATCTTCGCCCACCGCGAACTGCTGTATCCGTTCGAGACCCAGGGCGAGGACAACTGGATGGGCCGTCATTTCTTCACCGGCGGTCTGATGCCCGCCGCCGACACCCTGTTGTGGTTTCAGGACGAGCTGCGTATCGAACAGCGCTGGCAGGTCGACGGCCGCCATTACCAGCGCACCGCCGACCATTGGCTGCGCAACCAGGACCAGCGCCGCGAAGAGGTCATGACGGTCCTGCGCGAGGCCTATGGCGCCCAGGCCGGACTGTGGTTTCAGCGTTGGCGCATGTTCTGGATGGCTTGCGCGGAAATGTTCGGCTATGCCGATGGGCAGGAATGGCTGGTGGCCCACTACCGCTTCGTACGCGATCCCTCCGCTTGA
- a CDS encoding DUF6689 family protein, giving the protein MAKWAWSALLAAVLWCGAEPARAQSLPVNVTVSGNEANAYVGLPGLTILDLSLEFENAQGLNANSLGIGAKVVSPLSPLLQGRLPSLNLTSLTAALPILITVQPPANGGLRFTGTGRVELHTHVLPYALGSSLRLFKAPLGGPFQDITDEIAQGSVRARGTYGGFSQFLILIDLRPTGMVIDEKIQRLRNRVALLPAPQQAAYTALLDDTEDALDNDDYPAAIAAVDGVRSLAQSQAGTTLPNEWRADLSTTNHAGELIAGAATLRFSVIYQRDYGQ; this is encoded by the coding sequence ATGGCGAAGTGGGCGTGGAGCGCGCTGCTGGCGGCGGTGCTGTGGTGCGGGGCCGAACCGGCCCGGGCGCAATCGCTGCCGGTGAACGTCACCGTGTCGGGCAACGAGGCCAACGCCTACGTCGGCCTGCCCGGCCTGACCATCCTGGACCTGAGCCTGGAGTTCGAGAACGCCCAGGGCCTGAACGCGAACAGTCTGGGCATCGGCGCCAAGGTGGTCAGCCCGCTCAGCCCGCTGCTGCAGGGGCGGCTGCCCAGCCTCAACCTGACCTCGCTGACCGCGGCCCTGCCGATCCTGATCACCGTGCAGCCGCCGGCCAACGGCGGCCTGCGCTTCACCGGCACCGGTCGGGTCGAGCTGCATACGCACGTGCTGCCCTACGCGCTGGGCAGCTCGCTGCGCTTGTTCAAGGCGCCGCTGGGCGGCCCGTTCCAGGACATCACCGACGAGATCGCCCAGGGCAGCGTGCGCGCGCGCGGCACCTACGGCGGCTTCTCGCAGTTCCTGATCCTGATCGACCTGCGCCCGACCGGCATGGTCATCGACGAGAAGATCCAGCGCCTGCGCAACCGCGTCGCCCTGTTGCCGGCGCCGCAGCAAGCGGCCTACACCGCGCTGCTGGACGACACCGAGGACGCGCTGGACAACGACGACTACCCGGCCGCGATCGCCGCCGTCGACGGCGTCCGCAGCCTGGCCCAGTCCCAGGCCGGCACCACCCTGCCCAACGAATGGCGCGCCGACCTGAGCACCACCAACCACGCTGGGGAACTGATCGCCGGCGCCGCCACCCTGCGCTTCAGCGTGATCTACCAGCGCGATTACGGACAGTGA
- a CDS encoding FHA domain-containing protein, translating into MPARLIAYPPETAAITRWIAVGGRLRIGRAADCDLVLEHPSVSRVHAELSHDGQRWQLRDLGSKNGSHIDGIAIDDAALALPCWLRFGDVHCDLAEFNDAQSNGLRLRQQQRRDFSLALTRRVGAEADHTRLPDEVLRGVVELADCSRGFLLLASGGDYVVRASVVLDPAALRSRVFSGSIGAVERALAQRQPVVVNEVARSDWAAERASIVDSGLKSLICLPLLDGPRTLGAIYADRRTPGEPITQFDLELLSAFAESAALWLLARSAVEALDDAPRWSTIVAGPHGSTP; encoded by the coding sequence ATGCCGGCGCGCCTGATCGCCTACCCGCCCGAAACCGCCGCGATCACGCGCTGGATCGCAGTGGGCGGACGCTTGCGCATCGGCCGCGCCGCCGACTGCGACCTGGTGCTGGAACACCCCTCGGTGTCGCGCGTCCACGCCGAACTCAGCCACGACGGCCAGCGCTGGCAACTGCGCGACTTGGGCAGCAAGAACGGCAGCCACATCGACGGCATCGCGATCGACGACGCTGCCCTGGCGCTGCCGTGCTGGCTGCGCTTCGGCGACGTCCACTGCGATCTGGCCGAATTCAACGACGCCCAGAGCAACGGCCTGCGCCTGCGCCAGCAGCAACGCCGGGATTTTTCGCTGGCCCTGACCCGCCGCGTCGGCGCCGAGGCCGACCACACCCGTCTGCCCGACGAGGTGCTGCGCGGCGTGGTCGAACTGGCCGACTGCAGCCGCGGCTTCCTGCTGCTGGCCAGCGGCGGCGACTACGTCGTGCGCGCCAGCGTGGTGCTGGACCCGGCCGCGCTGCGCTCGCGGGTGTTCTCCGGCAGCATCGGCGCGGTCGAACGCGCGCTGGCGCAGCGCCAGCCGGTGGTGGTCAACGAGGTCGCGCGCAGCGACTGGGCGGCCGAGCGCGCGTCCATCGTCGACAGCGGTCTGAAAAGCCTGATCTGCCTGCCTTTGCTGGACGGCCCGCGCACCCTGGGCGCGATCTACGCCGACCGCCGCACGCCGGGCGAGCCGATCACCCAGTTCGACTTGGAGCTGCTGAGCGCGTTCGCCGAAAGCGCCGCGCTGTGGCTGCTCGCGCGCAGCGCGGTGGAGGCATTGGACGATGCGCCGCGTTGGAGCACGATAGTGGCGGGCCCGCACGGCAGCACACCATGA
- a CDS encoding serine/threonine-protein kinase, whose translation MTDPSAATATGLYAQQRLAPGTLLAGRFRIEAVLGVGGMGVVYRATDLTLDVPVALKLLRPELATRADAFERFRQELLMARQVSSPRVVRIHDLAQHDGQWLIGMDYIDGESLDRKLDREGPLPIDDAVRIAQQIAQGLSAAHARGVIHRDLKPANVLIDRAGDAYITDFGVARSLASTGLTQSGAVVGTPDYLSPEQARGDTVDARSDLYALGLILYEMLAGALPFAGGTVHEVLAQRMLRAPAPVTKQRPQTPAWLARLTDRLLRPQPAHRLRSADEVVRALELRKLARDYRPRRGAWLTLAAMLALLSAGGAWWWWRAQTPPVPEGVAAVAPLHRLLVLPVYAPDDADLMPAHRAALAAQLRGALSGAPGLAVVDEDRTQQALRQLDPTGTAILDPAALRRTVGADRVLHVALRREGAHWLAHAELDDERGVAHRSAGKGATPLAAFAALPADAGFRRDLGLSAPLPLHLPAESVLEAYGEGLRARQDSAPVEALAAFRKAVDQAPEFAPAWWGAAEAAQAIGDIDAAYDAIERGQRVTAGAPATLRRRFVAERALLDGDAEAAAREWRAQLQATPDDTRAELELARALGAGGDLAGAVKQLQTLTARDANDPRAWYELGKFSILHGQARRAVDDYLVRALVLYKRSGNRYGEAETVNALGIGYSRLGQNDHAQEQYRKAVELRGAVGNRRGLATSLRNLGNVLSLSGRYDEAAASLEQARKLHLALDDRHGLAAVDSELGLLAEERGDYPAALAAFKLALQGWQQTGDDQGTAQALNDIGFAHYQLGAYDDAQAYLSQSAGAYDKLGDQTGRIRTSQNLGLLAVARGQWNAAEQRLQRALADAEREQMVEEAAVSRRNLAELALLQGRYDEALNQAGKAEALFRQRQDPRGIADAGLLRAQTLIAAGARPDAGKALDAIAASVAQAPAEQRGIDALLRAELARQGGDGKAAAQHLAAARRYADASGVRLLRLQVGLEAIKAGAGAATIGAEVAALGNVALRLDWAEAAIVQDLGARDAGAAVKRYREIQPLLRRGDYAGAFRLHELGAQALTQAGDAAAAARARDDAVAALQRVRERLPAPLRGGFDSAPQIARLDPVRKP comes from the coding sequence ATGACCGATCCTTCCGCGGCCACCGCTACCGGGCTATACGCACAGCAGCGGCTGGCGCCGGGGACGCTATTGGCCGGCCGCTTCCGGATCGAGGCGGTGCTGGGGGTCGGCGGCATGGGCGTGGTGTATCGCGCCACCGATCTCACCTTGGACGTACCGGTAGCGCTCAAGCTGCTGCGCCCGGAACTGGCCACGCGCGCCGACGCCTTCGAGCGCTTCCGCCAGGAACTGCTGATGGCGCGGCAGGTGTCCAGCCCGCGCGTGGTGCGCATCCACGACCTCGCCCAGCACGACGGCCAATGGCTGATCGGCATGGACTACATCGACGGCGAATCGCTGGACCGCAAGCTAGACCGCGAAGGCCCGCTGCCGATCGACGACGCGGTGCGGATCGCGCAGCAGATCGCCCAGGGCCTGAGCGCGGCGCACGCGCGCGGCGTGATCCATCGCGATCTCAAGCCGGCCAACGTGTTGATCGATCGCGCCGGCGACGCTTACATCACCGACTTCGGCGTCGCCCGCTCGCTGGCCAGCACCGGCCTGACCCAATCCGGCGCCGTGGTCGGCACGCCCGACTATCTCTCGCCCGAACAGGCGCGCGGCGACACCGTCGACGCGCGCAGCGATCTCTACGCGCTGGGCCTGATCCTCTACGAAATGCTCGCCGGCGCCCTGCCCTTCGCCGGCGGCACCGTGCACGAAGTATTGGCGCAACGCATGCTGCGCGCGCCGGCGCCGGTCACCAAACAGCGGCCGCAGACGCCGGCCTGGCTGGCGCGCCTGACCGACCGCCTGCTGCGCCCGCAGCCCGCGCACCGCCTGCGCAGCGCCGACGAAGTCGTGCGCGCGCTGGAACTACGCAAGCTGGCGCGCGACTACCGCCCGCGCCGCGGCGCGTGGCTGACGTTGGCGGCGATGCTCGCGCTGCTGTCCGCCGGCGGCGCCTGGTGGTGGTGGCGCGCGCAAACGCCGCCGGTGCCGGAGGGCGTCGCCGCGGTCGCGCCGCTGCACCGCCTGCTGGTGCTACCGGTGTACGCGCCCGACGATGCCGATCTCATGCCCGCCCACCGCGCCGCGCTGGCCGCGCAACTGCGCGGCGCCCTGTCCGGTGCGCCCGGCCTGGCCGTGGTCGACGAGGACCGCACCCAGCAGGCGCTGCGCCAGCTCGACCCGACCGGCACCGCGATCCTCGATCCGGCCGCGTTGCGCCGCACCGTCGGCGCCGATCGCGTGCTGCACGTGGCGCTGCGCCGCGAGGGCGCGCACTGGCTGGCCCATGCCGAACTGGACGACGAGCGCGGCGTCGCCCATCGCAGCGCCGGCAAGGGGGCCACGCCGCTGGCCGCATTCGCCGCGCTGCCCGCCGATGCGGGGTTCCGCCGCGACCTCGGCCTGAGCGCGCCATTGCCGCTGCACCTGCCCGCCGAGAGCGTGCTGGAAGCCTATGGCGAAGGCCTGCGCGCACGCCAGGACAGCGCCCCGGTGGAGGCGCTGGCCGCGTTCCGCAAGGCGGTCGACCAGGCGCCGGAATTCGCGCCGGCGTGGTGGGGCGCGGCCGAAGCCGCGCAGGCCATCGGCGACATCGACGCGGCCTACGACGCCATCGAACGCGGCCAGCGCGTAACCGCCGGCGCGCCGGCCACGCTGCGCCGCCGTTTCGTTGCCGAACGCGCCCTGCTCGACGGCGACGCCGAGGCCGCCGCGCGCGAATGGCGCGCGCAGTTGCAGGCCACGCCCGACGACACCCGCGCCGAACTCGAACTGGCGCGCGCGCTCGGCGCCGGCGGCGACCTGGCCGGCGCGGTCAAGCAACTGCAGACCCTGACCGCGCGCGACGCCAACGATCCGCGCGCTTGGTACGAACTGGGCAAGTTCTCGATCCTGCACGGCCAGGCGCGGCGCGCGGTAGACGACTACCTGGTGCGCGCGCTGGTGTTGTACAAGCGCAGCGGCAACCGCTACGGCGAGGCCGAAACCGTCAACGCGCTGGGCATCGGCTACAGCCGTCTGGGCCAGAACGACCATGCCCAGGAGCAGTACCGCAAGGCGGTCGAACTGCGCGGCGCGGTCGGCAACCGCCGCGGCCTGGCGACCAGCCTGCGCAACCTGGGCAACGTGCTGTCGCTGTCGGGCCGTTACGACGAAGCCGCGGCCAGCCTGGAACAGGCGCGCAAACTGCACCTGGCGCTGGACGACCGCCACGGCCTGGCCGCGGTCGACAGCGAACTGGGCCTGCTCGCCGAGGAGCGCGGCGACTACCCGGCGGCGCTGGCCGCGTTCAAGCTCGCGCTGCAGGGCTGGCAGCAGACCGGCGACGACCAGGGCACCGCGCAGGCGCTCAACGACATCGGCTTCGCCCATTACCAGCTCGGCGCTTACGACGACGCCCAGGCCTACCTATCGCAGTCGGCCGGCGCGTACGACAAGCTGGGCGACCAGACCGGGCGCATCCGCACCTCGCAGAACCTGGGCCTGCTCGCGGTCGCGCGCGGCCAATGGAACGCCGCCGAGCAGCGGCTGCAGCGCGCGCTGGCCGATGCCGAACGCGAACAGATGGTCGAGGAGGCCGCAGTCAGCCGCCGCAATCTGGCCGAACTGGCGCTGCTGCAAGGCCGTTACGACGAGGCCCTGAATCAAGCCGGCAAGGCCGAGGCGCTGTTCCGCCAGCGCCAGGATCCGCGCGGCATCGCCGACGCCGGACTGCTGCGTGCGCAGACCCTGATCGCGGCCGGCGCGCGGCCGGACGCCGGCAAGGCCTTGGACGCGATCGCCGCATCGGTCGCGCAGGCCCCGGCCGAACAGCGCGGCATCGATGCCCTGCTGCGCGCCGAACTCGCGCGCCAGGGCGGCGACGGCAAAGCCGCCGCGCAGCACCTGGCCGCCGCGCGCCGCTACGCCGACGCCTCCGGCGTGCGTCTGCTGCGCCTGCAGGTCGGCCTGGAAGCGATCAAGGCCGGCGCCGGCGCCGCCACGATCGGCGCCGAAGTCGCCGCGCTGGGCAACGTCGCCCTGCGCCTGGACTGGGCCGAGGCCGCGATCGTCCAGGACCTGGGCGCGCGCGATGCCGGCGCCGCGGTCAAACGCTATCGCGAGATCCAGCCGCTGCTGCGTCGCGGCGACTACGCCGGCGCGTTCCGCCTGCACGAGCTGGGCGCGCAGGCGCTGACCCAGGCCGGCGACGCCGCGGCCGCCGCGCGCGCGCGCGACGACGCCGTGGCCGCGCTGCAGCGCGTGCGCGAACGCCTGCCCGCGCCGCTGCGCGGCGGTTTCGACAGCGCCCCGCAGATCGCCCGCCTCGATCCGGTACGCAAACCCTGA
- a CDS encoding LEA type 2 family protein, with amino-acid sequence MRWTRGLALAACVLLLAACIGGPVRRVSEPAARIQQLTVRADGSWSAELRIENFSSIPMVFDRYDLALSLGSDEAGRLQGTPALSIGPESADVIVVELRPSGAAKLAVADALAGGRSLTYTLKGSLDATPDEAKKSRNFAIDRSSALSPAPGLPGVLR; translated from the coding sequence ATGCGTTGGACTCGTGGACTGGCCCTGGCGGCCTGCGTGCTGTTGCTGGCCGCGTGCATCGGCGGCCCGGTGCGGCGCGTGTCCGAGCCGGCCGCGCGCATCCAGCAGCTCACCGTGCGCGCCGACGGCAGCTGGTCGGCCGAGCTGCGCATCGAGAACTTCAGCAGCATCCCGATGGTGTTCGACCGCTACGACCTGGCCCTGAGCCTGGGTAGCGACGAAGCCGGCCGCCTGCAAGGCACGCCGGCGCTGTCGATCGGCCCGGAGTCCGCCGACGTGATCGTGGTCGAACTGCGCCCCAGCGGCGCGGCCAAGCTGGCCGTGGCCGACGCGCTGGCCGGCGGCCGCAGCCTGACGTACACGCTCAAGGGCAGCCTCGACGCGACGCCGGACGAAGCCAAGAAGTCGCGCAACTTCGCCATCGACCGCAGCAGCGCGCTCAGCCCCGCGCCCGGCCTGCCCGGCGTGCTGCGGTAA
- a CDS encoding S8 family serine peptidase translates to MHRTRRNFLKLSALAVGMMASGMALAGAHIDSALNRVLGTVGALDKLEVVVSYDQRSPVSATQLQALRSLGIGKGISMRNLPIAGALATPAQIRALAQRSDVRAIHLNRNLEYYNQEARELSGVNRVQANPGDFGRTTPYTGRGVTVMINDSGIDATHADLKYGVRVVQNVQALTNLHSVLDFLPVVVLENQLNTDLGSGHGTHCAGTVGGSGAQSAGLYRGVATGADLVGYGSGAVISILDAVGGYDYAISKQNSFAAPIRVISNSWGTSGAFDPTDPVNVASYEAYKRGIVSVFAAGNDGPGANTHNPYAQAPWVISVGAGNKDGTLADFSSRGNPGETGSFNMADGSTWTYTNQPSLVATGVDIVSTRALTGVLPLLAAQQDASLGAKALFYTHMSGTSMATPHVAGIVALLLEANPALTPAEVKQILTATANPMAGRLPFEVGSGHVDAYEAAQVAQGY, encoded by the coding sequence ATGCATCGCACCCGCCGTAACTTCCTCAAGCTGTCCGCGCTGGCCGTGGGCATGATGGCCAGCGGCATGGCCCTGGCCGGCGCTCATATCGATTCGGCCCTGAACCGCGTACTCGGCACCGTCGGCGCTCTGGACAAGCTAGAAGTCGTGGTGTCCTACGACCAGCGCAGCCCGGTCAGCGCGACCCAGCTGCAGGCGCTGCGCAGCCTGGGCATCGGCAAGGGCATCAGCATGCGCAACCTGCCGATCGCCGGCGCGCTGGCGACGCCGGCGCAGATCCGCGCCCTGGCGCAGCGCAGCGACGTGCGCGCGATCCACCTCAACCGCAACCTGGAGTACTACAACCAGGAGGCGCGCGAGCTGTCCGGGGTCAATCGGGTGCAGGCCAATCCTGGCGATTTCGGCCGCACCACGCCCTACACCGGGCGCGGCGTGACGGTGATGATCAACGACTCCGGCATCGACGCCACCCATGCCGACCTCAAGTACGGCGTGCGCGTGGTGCAGAACGTGCAGGCGCTGACCAACCTGCATTCGGTGCTGGATTTCCTGCCGGTGGTGGTGCTGGAGAACCAGCTCAACACCGATCTGGGCTCCGGCCACGGCACCCATTGCGCCGGCACCGTCGGCGGCAGCGGCGCGCAGTCGGCCGGCCTGTACCGCGGTGTCGCCACCGGCGCCGACCTGGTCGGCTACGGTTCCGGCGCGGTGATCTCGATCCTGGACGCGGTCGGCGGCTACGACTACGCGATCAGCAAGCAGAACAGCTTCGCCGCGCCGATCCGGGTGATCTCCAATTCCTGGGGCACCTCGGGCGCGTTCGATCCCACCGACCCGGTCAACGTCGCCAGCTACGAGGCCTACAAGCGCGGCATCGTCAGCGTGTTCGCGGCCGGCAACGACGGCCCCGGCGCGAATACCCACAACCCCTACGCGCAGGCGCCCTGGGTGATCTCGGTCGGCGCCGGCAACAAGGACGGCACCCTGGCCGACTTCTCCTCGCGCGGCAATCCGGGCGAGACCGGCAGCTTCAACATGGCCGACGGCAGCACCTGGACCTACACCAACCAGCCCAGCCTGGTGGCGACCGGCGTCGACATCGTCTCGACCCGCGCCTTGACCGGTGTGCTGCCGCTGCTGGCCGCGCAGCAGGATGCGTCGCTGGGCGCCAAGGCGCTGTTCTATACCCACATGAGCGGCACCTCGATGGCGACCCCGCACGTGGCCGGCATCGTCGCCCTGCTGCTGGAGGCCAATCCGGCGCTCACCCCGGCCGAGGTCAAGCAGATCCTGACCGCCACGGCCAATCCCATGGCCGGCCGTCTGCCGTTCGAGGTCGGCAGCGGCCATGTCGACGCCTACGAGGCCGCGCAGGTCGCGCAAGGCTATTGA
- a CDS encoding sensor histidine kinase has protein sequence MDELATLRRQYQELLERLERNEREFRRLGRAVWRVQEDERRRLARELHDGIGQNLTVLKHRLGQLDDALPADRDDARAALATALALCGDTLQDTRELSRLLRPPILDDLGLEAALRWLVRSQAEACGARIDLDIDPLPALDGELQTLLFRVAQEALNNAAKHAQAAHIHVQLTARDGGLQLRVHDDGRGCEPEQALQTGGSGLGGMRERLRLYGGLLQLRSAPGEGLRLSARVPLTPP, from the coding sequence ATGGACGAGCTGGCCACCCTGCGCAGGCAATACCAGGAACTGCTGGAGCGGCTGGAGCGCAACGAGCGCGAATTTCGCCGTCTCGGGCGCGCGGTCTGGCGCGTGCAGGAGGACGAACGCCGCCGCCTGGCGCGCGAGCTGCACGACGGTATCGGCCAGAACCTGACCGTGCTCAAGCACCGCCTGGGCCAGCTCGACGACGCCCTGCCCGCCGACCGCGACGACGCCCGCGCCGCCCTGGCCACCGCCCTGGCGCTGTGCGGCGACACCCTGCAGGACACGCGCGAGCTCTCGCGCCTGCTGCGTCCGCCCATCCTCGACGACCTCGGCCTGGAAGCGGCGCTGCGCTGGCTGGTGCGCAGCCAGGCCGAGGCCTGCGGCGCGCGCATCGACCTGGACATCGACCCGCTGCCGGCGCTGGACGGCGAATTGCAGACCCTGCTGTTCCGGGTCGCCCAGGAGGCGCTCAACAACGCCGCCAAGCATGCCCAGGCCGCGCATATTCACGTGCAACTGACCGCGCGCGACGGAGGATTGCAGTTGCGCGTGCACGACGACGGCCGCGGCTGCGAACCGGAGCAGGCGCTGCAGACCGGCGGCAGCGGCCTGGGCGGCATGCGCGAGCGCCTGCGCCTGTACGGCGGCCTGTTGCAGTTGCGCAGCGCGCCGGGCGAAGGTTTGCGCCTGAGCGCGCGCGTGCCGTTGACGCCACCCTGA
- a CDS encoding response regulator transcription factor: MGNKTVRVLIADDHTMVRESLVGLLQAEGDVQVVAQAADGLETLEKAVATRPDVVITDISMPRLNGIEVVRRLCEALPDTRVLVLTMHQENEYVLQAVRVGASGYMVKDSAAAELLAAVRGVHAGHGYFGPQAARALAEQLQHPERDLGDPYGRLTAREREVFHLIAEGHTTKEIARELTISVKTAENHRARVLAKLDVRNTAELVRYALRKGLVD; the protein is encoded by the coding sequence ATGGGGAACAAAACCGTGCGCGTGCTGATCGCCGACGACCACACCATGGTCCGGGAAAGCCTGGTCGGCCTGCTGCAGGCCGAGGGCGACGTGCAGGTCGTGGCGCAAGCCGCCGACGGCCTGGAAACGCTGGAAAAAGCCGTCGCGACCCGGCCCGACGTGGTCATCACCGACATCTCGATGCCGCGTTTGAATGGCATCGAAGTGGTGCGCCGGTTGTGCGAAGCGCTGCCCGACACGCGCGTGCTGGTGCTGACCATGCACCAGGAAAACGAATACGTGCTGCAGGCGGTGCGCGTCGGCGCCTCCGGCTACATGGTCAAGGACAGCGCCGCCGCCGAACTGCTGGCCGCGGTGCGCGGCGTGCACGCCGGCCACGGCTACTTCGGCCCGCAGGCCGCGCGCGCGCTGGCCGAACAGTTGCAACACCCCGAACGCGACCTCGGCGACCCCTACGGCCGCCTGACCGCGCGCGAGCGCGAGGTGTTCCACCTGATCGCCGAAGGCCACACCACCAAGGAAATCGCGCGCGAACTGACGATCAGCGTCAAGACCGCCGAGAACCACCGCGCCCGCGTGCTGGCCAAGCTGGACGTGCGCAACACCGCGGAGCTGGTGCGGTATGCGTTGCGTAAGGGCTTGGTGGATTGA